Proteins from one Phyllobacterium zundukense genomic window:
- a CDS encoding VOC family protein — MLHHVEVYVSNIDASYVFWAQILAKIGYEESACWDEGFTLSNGSDAYLTFVQVGKKYELYKYHRCGVGLNHLAFKVKDRDMVDALRQYCVENDISLLYDDKYPFANNDKNYYALFVEDPDRIKVEFVAMPSAACTCPGDIAVER; from the coding sequence ATGCTGCATCATGTCGAAGTATATGTTTCAAACATAGACGCTTCATATGTGTTCTGGGCACAAATACTTGCCAAGATCGGCTACGAAGAGTCCGCGTGTTGGGATGAGGGATTTACGCTCAGCAATGGTAGCGATGCTTACCTAACCTTTGTTCAGGTTGGCAAGAAATACGAATTGTACAAATACCACAGATGCGGCGTTGGGCTAAATCATCTCGCCTTTAAGGTCAAAGATCGAGATATGGTCGACGCATTGAGACAATACTGCGTTGAGAATGACATTTCCCTTTTATACGATGACAAGTATCCTTTTGCCAACAATGACAAGAATTACTACGCACTGTTTGTCGAAGATCCAGATCGAATAAAGGTTGAATTCGTCGCTATGCCGTCCGCCGCATGTACCTGTCCGGGAGACATCGCGGTGGAACGATAG
- a CDS encoding sugar kinase: protein MSGFAAIGECMIELSGANGDQWRMGFAGDTLNTTWYVRALTDTDFAVDYVTAFGDDPFSVKQRRFLRDNAINTAHSPTIVGARPGIYAITLTGSERSFTYWRNDAAARHLADDPDAVAKSLDGRQVIYFSGITMGILSPKSRQNVLNAVSNARRQGSLVVFDANYRPRLWENADTARQVLSNAFHVTDIALPTFPDENALFGDATPAHTAARITGYGVREIVVKDGTEPALVIAGGTSTEVPAVRANAVDTTGAGDSFNGGYIASRLAGLDPLVAAVNAHKVAARVVEFHGALAPMEEARKAFEA, encoded by the coding sequence ATGAGCGGATTTGCAGCCATTGGCGAGTGCATGATCGAATTGTCCGGCGCCAATGGCGATCAGTGGCGCATGGGTTTTGCAGGAGATACCCTCAACACTACCTGGTATGTGCGCGCCCTCACCGATACAGATTTCGCTGTCGATTATGTCACCGCCTTCGGCGACGATCCCTTCTCGGTGAAACAGCGCAGATTCCTCCGCGATAATGCTATCAATACCGCCCATAGCCCGACCATCGTTGGCGCTCGCCCCGGAATTTATGCCATCACCTTGACCGGCAGCGAGCGCTCATTCACCTATTGGCGCAATGATGCCGCAGCACGCCATCTGGCCGATGATCCTGACGCCGTGGCGAAAAGCCTGGATGGTCGACAAGTCATTTACTTCTCTGGGATCACGATGGGAATTTTGAGCCCCAAAAGTCGCCAGAATGTCCTCAACGCTGTTAGTAATGCCCGCCGTCAAGGTTCGCTTGTCGTCTTCGATGCCAATTACCGCCCTCGCCTGTGGGAAAATGCCGATACTGCGCGGCAGGTTTTGAGCAATGCATTTCACGTCACCGATATCGCATTACCAACGTTTCCGGATGAGAATGCTCTATTCGGTGACGCAACGCCTGCCCATACCGCCGCACGCATCACTGGTTATGGTGTGCGCGAGATCGTCGTTAAAGATGGCACGGAGCCGGCGCTCGTCATTGCCGGCGGAACAAGTACTGAAGTTCCTGCTGTTCGCGCCAACGCTGTCGACACGACGGGCGCTGGCGACAGCTTCAACGGCGGGTACATTGCTTCGCGCCTCGCTGGTCTCGATCCACTGGTTGCTGCGGTCAACGCACACAAAGTGGCTGCCCGCGTGGTCGAATTCCATGGCGCGCTCGCCCCCATGGAAGAAGCACGCAAAGCGTTCGAGGCCTAG
- a CDS encoding pyridoxamine 5'-phosphate oxidase family protein, whose product MSRITTIVQLEAIYGGGITEASTAKVAARITPEYRKLIEGSPFVALATSGPEGLDCSPRGDLAGFVRIHDESTLMMPDRRGNNRVDSLRNIVRDPRVALLFLIPGLTTTFRVNGRAFVETDQALLDSFVVDGKAPRSVTVVEVEEAYFQCARALIRSELWNPAKHRPAKEFPTPGQILAALSEDRVGGEIYDLEWPERAAKTMW is encoded by the coding sequence ATGTCGCGGATCACGACAATCGTACAGCTCGAAGCCATCTACGGCGGCGGCATAACTGAAGCATCCACAGCCAAAGTTGCCGCTCGGATTACGCCGGAATACCGCAAGTTGATCGAGGGTTCACCCTTTGTGGCGCTCGCAACAAGTGGTCCTGAAGGTCTTGATTGTTCACCACGCGGTGATCTCGCGGGTTTTGTGAGGATTCACGACGAATCGACCTTGATGATGCCAGATCGCCGCGGCAACAACCGCGTTGACTCGCTCCGCAATATCGTTCGAGACCCGCGCGTGGCTCTGCTCTTCCTCATTCCTGGACTGACGACAACGTTTCGTGTCAACGGGCGTGCATTTGTCGAAACGGATCAGGCATTGCTTGACAGCTTTGTTGTCGATGGCAAGGCGCCGCGTTCCGTCACCGTCGTGGAGGTGGAGGAGGCCTATTTTCAGTGCGCTCGTGCACTAATTCGCTCCGAATTGTGGAACCCGGCCAAGCACCGCCCGGCAAAAGAATTCCCCACCCCCGGGCAAATACTGGCGGCGCTCAGCGAAGATCGCGTTGGCGGCGAGATCTATGACCTCGAATGGCCGGAGCGCGCCGCCAAAACGATGTGGTAG
- the phnF gene encoding phosphonate metabolism transcriptional regulator PhnF, with product MTSARFITRNSGVAIWRQIADQIRGDISAGKLVNGARMPPEIEMATRFAVNRHTIRSAIAALTKEGVLRAEQGRGTFVANSKKLTYRIGERTRFSQILSTQVRETKGILLAHRLEEAPVDVAEALDMPSGQVIRIDTMHTADGNPVSCATAWFDAARVPNVAEDYRSSGSITFALKAAGIDDYLRKSTLIAARHAEAEELRHLKLSPGAIVLVATAINVDTEGHPLQYSKTRFAADRLEIAIDNDSAK from the coding sequence GTGACATCGGCACGATTCATCACACGCAACAGTGGCGTCGCAATCTGGCGTCAGATTGCAGATCAGATCAGGGGCGATATCTCGGCGGGAAAACTGGTAAATGGCGCGCGCATGCCGCCTGAGATTGAAATGGCGACGCGTTTTGCGGTCAATCGCCACACAATCCGCAGTGCGATAGCCGCGCTCACCAAGGAGGGCGTCCTGCGAGCCGAACAGGGACGCGGTACTTTTGTGGCCAACAGCAAGAAGCTCACCTACCGCATCGGCGAGCGCACGCGCTTTTCGCAGATCCTCTCCACACAGGTACGCGAAACCAAGGGCATACTACTTGCCCATCGCCTTGAAGAGGCACCCGTCGATGTTGCCGAGGCGCTAGACATGCCATCGGGGCAAGTGATCAGGATCGACACGATGCACACCGCAGACGGCAATCCAGTTTCCTGTGCCACGGCCTGGTTCGACGCAGCGCGTGTACCCAATGTGGCAGAAGACTATCGCTCATCCGGTTCGATAACATTTGCACTAAAAGCGGCGGGAATAGACGACTATTTGCGCAAATCGACACTTATTGCGGCGCGCCATGCCGAAGCGGAGGAGTTGCGCCATCTGAAACTCTCCCCCGGAGCTATTGTTCTCGTTGCAACGGCCATCAACGTCGATACCGAAGGCCATCCACTTCAATATTCGAAAACCCGCTTTGCCGCGGACCGCTTGGAAATCGCTATCGATAACGACAGCGCCAAGTAA
- the phnG gene encoding phosphonate C-P lyase system protein PhnG translates to MGNENLGDTPPAGETDMARKAAMALLAQATVQEMKDFWTHWADKPQVEALRGPETGLVMMRGRIGGGGAPFNLGEATVTRATVRLGNGAVGHAYALGRSSEKVRLAAIFDALWQEPAYRQTVEDAILAPIKRRLNDHLENRRAETAATKVDFFTMVRGDN, encoded by the coding sequence ATGGGCAACGAAAATCTTGGGGATACCCCTCCCGCTGGTGAAACTGATATGGCGCGCAAGGCTGCCATGGCCTTGCTGGCACAAGCAACTGTGCAGGAGATGAAGGATTTCTGGACTCATTGGGCGGACAAGCCGCAAGTCGAGGCCCTGCGTGGGCCGGAAACCGGCCTCGTCATGATGCGGGGACGCATCGGTGGTGGCGGTGCTCCTTTCAATCTCGGCGAAGCGACAGTCACGCGTGCAACAGTGCGGCTCGGCAATGGTGCTGTGGGTCACGCTTACGCCCTTGGACGATCGAGCGAGAAAGTCCGACTCGCGGCGATCTTTGACGCGCTGTGGCAGGAGCCGGCCTATCGCCAGACGGTTGAAGACGCGATCCTTGCCCCAATTAAGCGGCGCCTCAACGACCATCTCGAAAACAGACGTGCCGAAACGGCCGCGACCAAGGTCGATTTCTTCACAATGGTGCGAGGTGATAATTGA
- the phnH gene encoding phosphonate C-P lyase system protein PhnH, translated as MRSVTQVYEGGFSDAVFNSQEVFRALMDAMASPGRVIEIGNLAAAPSPISSVAASVAATLFDHDATVWCDKSITSSAAAIGWLKFHTGLELTSNPSDAQFALIGDLETMPSLESFAKGTSEYPDRSTTIILQVNGFNGPEELTLSGPGIENRQAFAPSKLPKMFVDQWTANRGAFPRGVDLIFAGKGALAALPRATRISKMEA; from the coding sequence ATGCGTTCAGTTACGCAGGTTTACGAGGGCGGCTTTAGTGACGCCGTTTTCAATTCGCAAGAGGTCTTTCGGGCACTGATGGACGCTATGGCCAGCCCCGGCCGGGTAATTGAGATCGGCAATCTGGCGGCTGCTCCATCGCCGATTTCCTCGGTTGCAGCATCAGTTGCGGCCACTCTGTTTGATCATGACGCGACGGTCTGGTGCGACAAGTCGATTACCAGCTCCGCGGCTGCAATTGGCTGGTTGAAGTTTCATACCGGACTTGAACTGACGTCAAATCCATCGGATGCGCAATTTGCGTTGATCGGCGACCTTGAGACGATGCCATCGTTGGAATCCTTTGCCAAAGGAACTTCGGAATATCCGGATCGCTCGACAACGATTATTCTCCAGGTCAATGGTTTTAATGGGCCGGAAGAACTGACATTGAGCGGCCCTGGCATCGAGAACAGGCAGGCCTTTGCGCCAAGCAAGTTGCCAAAAATGTTTGTAGATCAATGGACCGCCAATCGCGGCGCGTTTCCGCGCGGTGTCGACCTTATCTTCGCTGGCAAGGGCGCACTTGCTGCATTGCCGCGGGCGACACGCATTTCGAAAATGGAGGCATGA
- a CDS encoding carbon-phosphorus lyase complex subunit PhnI produces MYVAVKGGEAAIRNAHKLLGDRRRGDRSLPAISLDQIVEQLALAVDRVMAEGSLYDTELAALAVKQARGDMIEAIFLVRAYRTTLPRFGYTKPVETSQMAIERRISATFKDLPGGQLLGPTFDYTHRLLDPELAKDGTVETPERRVEAHEHTPRVTDILGHDGMIEADGGMPEGVETGDLTREPLSFPLERDLRLQALARGDEGFLLGLAYSTQRGYGRSHPFAGEIRIGEVEIELDVAELDFPLTLGRIRVTECQMINQFKGSSKQPPQFTRGYGLVFGQNERKSMSIALCDRALRARELGEDITAAAQDEEFVISHSDNVQSTGFVEHLKLPHYVDFQAELDLVRRMRGEHERRESETREAAE; encoded by the coding sequence ATGTATGTTGCTGTCAAGGGCGGTGAAGCCGCCATTCGCAATGCACATAAACTGCTTGGCGACCGCCGCCGAGGCGATCGCTCGCTGCCAGCGATCAGCCTTGACCAGATCGTCGAACAGCTTGCATTGGCAGTCGACCGTGTCATGGCTGAAGGGTCGCTCTACGACACCGAGCTCGCGGCGCTGGCGGTGAAGCAGGCGCGAGGCGATATGATTGAAGCGATCTTTCTGGTCCGCGCTTACCGCACCACATTGCCGCGCTTTGGTTATACCAAACCGGTGGAGACCTCGCAGATGGCGATCGAACGACGCATATCTGCAACTTTCAAGGATTTGCCAGGCGGACAGTTACTCGGTCCGACATTCGACTATACGCATCGTCTGCTCGATCCAGAACTTGCCAAAGATGGGACAGTCGAGACGCCCGAACGTCGTGTCGAAGCGCACGAGCATACGCCGCGTGTCACCGATATTCTCGGCCATGATGGTATGATCGAAGCCGACGGCGGTATGCCCGAGGGCGTCGAGACAGGGGATCTCACACGCGAGCCATTATCGTTTCCTCTGGAGCGCGATTTGCGGCTACAAGCGCTGGCTCGGGGTGACGAAGGGTTCCTTCTCGGTCTCGCCTATTCGACACAGCGAGGCTACGGCCGCAGCCACCCTTTTGCTGGCGAAATTCGTATCGGTGAAGTCGAGATCGAACTGGACGTCGCCGAACTTGATTTCCCTCTGACGCTGGGCCGCATTCGTGTCACCGAGTGCCAGATGATCAATCAATTCAAGGGCTCATCCAAACAGCCCCCGCAGTTCACCCGCGGCTATGGCCTCGTCTTCGGCCAGAATGAGCGCAAGTCAATGTCGATCGCCCTGTGTGACCGCGCGTTGCGGGCGAGAGAACTCGGCGAAGACATCACGGCTGCGGCGCAGGACGAGGAATTCGTCATCTCCCACAGCGACAATGTGCAGTCCACAGGCTTTGTCGAGCATCTGAAACTGCCACACTATGTCGATTTCCAGGCAGAGCTTGACCTCGTACGCCGCATGCGTGGCGAGCATGAACGCCGCGAGAGCGAAACCAGAGAGGCAGCAGAATGA
- a CDS encoding alpha-D-ribose 1-methylphosphonate 5-phosphate C-P-lyase PhnJ, with the protein MTELATYNFAYLDEQTKRMIRRAILKAIAIPGYQVPFASREMPMPYGWGTGGVQVTAAVIGPNDTLKVIDQGADDTTNAVSIRAFFQKVSNVRVTTKTTEATIIQTRHRIPETALQAGQTLVYQVPIPEPLRFLEPRETETRKMHALEEYGLMHVKLYEDIARHGRIATTYAYPVKVEGRYVMDPSPTPKFDNPKMHRSPALQLFGAGREKRIYAIPPYTEVVSLDFEDHPFEIQTFSEPCALCGAKGSYLDEVILDDKGGSMFVCSDTDFCEDRQAEGHRGHLSANPAQAAANPAEAAE; encoded by the coding sequence ATGACCGAGCTTGCGACATATAATTTCGCCTATCTCGACGAACAGACGAAACGGATGATCCGCCGCGCCATCCTCAAGGCGATCGCCATTCCCGGTTATCAGGTGCCGTTCGCTTCGCGTGAAATGCCGATGCCCTATGGTTGGGGCACGGGTGGCGTTCAGGTAACAGCTGCGGTGATTGGCCCGAATGACACGTTGAAAGTGATCGACCAAGGGGCCGACGATACGACCAATGCCGTGTCGATCCGCGCATTCTTCCAGAAGGTTTCCAATGTTCGGGTGACTACAAAAACGACGGAGGCGACGATCATCCAGACGCGCCACCGCATTCCCGAAACGGCGCTGCAAGCCGGGCAAACGCTCGTCTATCAGGTGCCGATCCCGGAGCCGCTGCGTTTTCTTGAGCCGCGCGAGACCGAGACACGAAAGATGCACGCGCTTGAAGAATATGGATTGATGCATGTGAAACTCTATGAGGACATCGCGCGTCACGGCCGCATCGCCACGACCTATGCCTATCCGGTGAAAGTGGAGGGCCGTTATGTGATGGACCCATCGCCCACACCAAAATTCGATAACCCAAAGATGCATCGATCGCCAGCATTGCAACTATTTGGCGCGGGACGTGAAAAGCGTATCTATGCCATCCCGCCTTATACGGAAGTTGTCAGCCTCGATTTTGAGGATCATCCATTCGAGATTCAGACATTCTCGGAGCCCTGCGCCCTGTGCGGAGCTAAAGGCAGTTATCTCGACGAGGTCATTCTTGATGACAAAGGTGGCAGCATGTTTGTTTGCTCGGATACCGATTTTTGTGAGGATCGGCAGGCGGAGGGCCATCGCGGCCATCTCTCGGCCAATCCTGCCCAGGCAGCAGCCAATCCTGCGGAGGCAGCAGAATGA
- the phnK gene encoding phosphonate C-P lyase system protein PhnK codes for MSDIPLLKVKALSKFYGSRIGCQNVAFELWPGEVLAVVGESGSGKTTLLDCVATRLAPSTGSVEYRMRDGQFRDLYRMSEAERRFLMRTDWGFVHQNPADGLRMTVSAGANVGERLMAVGDRHYGNIRATATDWLGRVEIAADRIDDQPRAFSGGMRQRLQIARNLVTNPRLVFMDEPTGGLDVSVQARLLDLLRGLVSDLGLAAIVVTHDLAVARLLSHRMMVMKDGHIVETGLTDRVLDDPQAPYTQLLVSSILQV; via the coding sequence ATGAGCGATATACCACTCCTGAAAGTCAAAGCGCTTTCGAAATTCTACGGAAGCCGGATCGGCTGCCAAAACGTGGCCTTCGAGTTGTGGCCAGGCGAGGTTCTCGCGGTCGTTGGCGAATCCGGATCAGGCAAGACGACGCTACTCGACTGTGTAGCAACGCGCCTTGCACCTTCCACGGGTTCCGTCGAATACCGGATGCGTGATGGCCAGTTCCGCGACCTCTATCGCATGAGTGAGGCAGAGCGGCGCTTTCTGATGCGTACGGACTGGGGCTTCGTCCATCAAAATCCCGCCGATGGATTGCGCATGACCGTATCTGCCGGCGCAAATGTCGGCGAACGGCTGATGGCTGTTGGCGACCGGCACTATGGCAATATCCGCGCGACCGCTACCGATTGGCTCGGTCGTGTCGAGATTGCCGCCGACCGTATTGATGATCAGCCGCGCGCTTTTTCCGGCGGTATGCGCCAGCGCCTTCAGATTGCACGAAATCTCGTCACCAATCCGCGGCTCGTCTTTATGGACGAGCCGACGGGTGGTCTTGATGTGTCTGTCCAGGCAAGACTTCTCGATCTGCTGCGTGGTCTTGTTAGCGATCTTGGTCTGGCAGCCATTGTCGTGACGCATGATCTTGCGGTTGCGCGTTTGCTCTCACACCGGATGATGGTGATGAAGGATGGTCACATTGTCGAGACCGGTCTCACGGATCGTGTTCTTGATGATCCACAGGCGCCTTACACACAGCTTCTCGTTTCCTCTATCCTGCAAGTCTAG
- the phnL gene encoding phosphonate C-P lyase system protein PhnL produces the protein MPTPLVVSDVAKSFTMHLRDGIRLPVVANVSFSIKSGECAVLGGPSGAGKSSILKMIYGNYAVDRGQIIVPYRDRLVDVGAADPRTMLGIRRDMIGYVSQFLRTVPRVSALDVVAEPLVARGVDRTDARDKAASLLAGLNLPERLWSLPPATFSGGEQQRVNIARGFITDHPILLLDEPTASLDAKNRDVVVSMIQQKKDTGVAMLGIFHDQDVREAVADRIIDVTAFSVPNGIAA, from the coding sequence ATGCCAACACCTCTCGTTGTTTCCGATGTCGCCAAGAGTTTTACCATGCATTTGCGCGATGGCATACGTCTGCCCGTGGTGGCAAATGTCTCGTTCTCGATCAAGTCTGGTGAGTGCGCTGTTCTTGGTGGCCCTTCCGGAGCAGGCAAGAGCTCGATCCTGAAAATGATCTACGGCAATTATGCCGTTGATCGCGGTCAGATCATCGTTCCTTACCGCGACCGGCTCGTTGACGTTGGCGCCGCCGATCCGCGCACGATGCTTGGCATCAGGCGCGACATGATAGGTTACGTGAGCCAGTTTCTGCGCACAGTACCGCGGGTTTCGGCGTTAGATGTTGTCGCTGAACCGCTGGTTGCACGCGGTGTTGATCGTACGGACGCACGCGACAAGGCCGCATCGTTGCTTGCCGGGCTCAATTTGCCTGAACGGCTGTGGTCACTGCCACCTGCGACGTTTTCAGGCGGCGAACAGCAGCGCGTCAATATTGCCCGCGGCTTCATCACGGATCATCCAATCCTGCTTCTCGACGAACCAACCGCATCGCTTGATGCCAAGAACCGCGATGTGGTGGTCTCGATGATCCAGCAGAAGAAGGACACGGGTGTGGCGATGCTTGGCATCTTCCACGACCAGGATGTGCGGGAAGCGGTAGCTGACCGGATCATAGATGTCACGGCATTTTCTGTACCGAATGGCATCGCAGCATAA
- the phnC gene encoding phosphonate ABC transporter ATP-binding protein, whose product MLKIENVTRRFGSTIAIDSVNVEIPQGQMVGIIGRSGAGKSTLLRMINRLIDPSEGSILFEGTDVAKLRGAHLRNWQRDCAMIFQQFNLVPRLDVLTNVLLGRLNHRSTIKSLLGIFSWEERAMAIAALERLDIAKTALQRAGTLSGGQQQRVAIARALMQNPKVILADEPIASLDPRNAQVVMESLRDINEKEGLTVITNLHTLDTARHFCSRIIGMQGGKIVFDGTPDDLTELAARRIYGADGMKDAFSEAITSTSISRGTPKPIPELEAILAAR is encoded by the coding sequence ATGCTGAAGATTGAAAACGTGACGCGGCGCTTTGGCAGCACTATCGCCATCGACAGTGTCAATGTTGAAATTCCGCAAGGCCAGATGGTTGGCATTATCGGCCGATCGGGCGCAGGCAAGTCGACCTTGCTGCGTATGATCAACCGGCTTATCGATCCTTCCGAGGGGTCAATTCTCTTCGAGGGCACCGATGTCGCCAAGCTGCGCGGGGCACACCTGCGCAATTGGCAGCGCGACTGCGCCATGATCTTCCAGCAGTTCAATCTTGTGCCGCGCCTCGATGTTCTGACCAATGTCTTGCTTGGCCGTCTCAATCATCGTTCCACCATTAAAAGTCTTCTTGGCATTTTCTCGTGGGAAGAGCGTGCCATGGCCATTGCTGCCCTTGAGCGTCTCGATATCGCCAAGACTGCTTTACAACGCGCTGGAACGCTTTCCGGTGGTCAGCAACAGCGTGTCGCCATTGCCCGTGCTCTGATGCAAAACCCCAAAGTCATCCTTGCGGACGAGCCAATTGCCTCGCTCGATCCGCGCAATGCTCAGGTTGTGATGGAGTCGCTGCGTGACATCAATGAGAAGGAAGGCCTGACCGTTATCACCAATCTGCATACGCTTGACACCGCGCGGCATTTTTGCAGCCGTATCATCGGCATGCAAGGCGGCAAGATCGTCTTCGATGGCACACCGGACGACCTGACAGAGCTTGCTGCGCGCCGGATTTATGGCGCTGACGGCATGAAGGATGCATTTTCAGAAGCCATTACTTCCACAAGCATTTCGCGTGGCACGCCAAAGCCCATTCCCGAACTTGAGGCCATTCTCGCCGCGCGCTGA
- the phnD gene encoding phosphonate ABC transporter substrate-binding protein: protein MLKKALLGAIAIGAMLAGSMARAENLETFRIGLIGGENEADRLRNYQCMIDQLPKVLGVKEVKLFPATDYDGVIQGLLGGTLDAAELGASGFAKIYLTNPKAVKPILTDMQTDGSTGYYSIMVARKDSGIKTLADMKGKKLGFADPDSTSGYLIPVTSLPKDIKTSVKDYFSETGFGGGHENLVLAVKDGKFDAGTTFGSGVGKFDEGYSSGNLRKMVDKGLIDMKDFVELWKSPLIPNGPIVVRSSMNSDMIAKYKEYLMNLPKTDHACFLAASSTGGDRKGFTEVNTEFYQPIIDARKAQIGG from the coding sequence TTGCTCAAAAAAGCTCTACTTGGTGCAATCGCGATTGGCGCAATGCTTGCCGGTTCGATGGCCCGCGCCGAAAATCTCGAAACATTCCGCATCGGCCTGATTGGCGGCGAAAACGAAGCCGATCGCCTGCGCAACTATCAGTGCATGATCGATCAACTGCCCAAAGTCCTCGGGGTCAAGGAAGTTAAGCTCTTCCCGGCAACCGATTATGATGGCGTTATTCAGGGGCTCCTCGGCGGTACACTCGATGCTGCAGAACTTGGTGCGTCCGGATTTGCCAAGATCTATCTCACCAATCCGAAGGCAGTTAAACCCATACTTACAGACATGCAGACAGATGGTTCGACCGGTTACTATTCGATCATGGTGGCCCGCAAGGACAGCGGCATCAAGACGCTTGCCGATATGAAGGGCAAAAAGCTTGGTTTCGCCGATCCGGACTCAACCTCCGGCTATCTCATTCCTGTGACCTCTCTGCCAAAGGACATCAAGACTTCGGTCAAGGACTATTTCAGTGAAACTGGCTTCGGCGGCGGTCATGAAAACCTCGTTCTCGCTGTCAAGGACGGCAAGTTTGACGCCGGCACCACTTTCGGTTCAGGCGTCGGGAAGTTTGACGAAGGTTATTCTTCCGGCAATCTGCGCAAGATGGTCGACAAAGGCTTGATCGACATGAAGGATTTTGTCGAGCTGTGGAAGTCGCCACTGATCCCGAACGGCCCGATTGTTGTCCGTTCGTCGATGAACAGCGATATGATCGCCAAGTATAAGGAATACTTGATGAATCTGCCGAAGACCGATCATGCATGCTTCCTGGCGGCTTCCTCGACTGGCGGCGACCGCAAGGGCTTTACGGAAGTCAATACTGAATTCTACCAGCCAATCATCGATGCTCGTAAGGCTCAGATTGGCGGTTGA